One Purpureocillium takamizusanense chromosome 12, complete sequence DNA window includes the following coding sequences:
- a CDS encoding uncharacterized protein (TransMembrane:1 (i30-50o)~COG:V~MEROPS:MER0034961~EggNog:ENOG503P291~CAZy:CE10), translated as MVLEALHRWFRPLLVALFHPRLSWSLRWRLLLLQPITLLTYSINTIPYLFSRPFVVEHLPLAPGRSLRVLVFKAPGHGVRSVPSQRDDDDDAAVASEEHQQQQQKSSSSSSSPLRPLHVEIHGGSFLGGLPESNAAFDARVAAETGAVVVSLSYRYAPEHVFPAAIDDIDAAIAWIAAHAARRWGADPQLMTAGGFSAGGNLAVAATQQPDRQAPSATRVRGIVTFYAALDLRLAPDEKPRPRGMPSASSDPLRVLVPLFDAYMAGARRAKTTMGHRGGDYDDGDARLNPVLARRETLPERMLLVVPAVDILYAEQMAFAERVNGEDEREGRRERRRVETMVVDGMFHGYLEVPDAIVEKEFKDQAFTRGVAFLRETYAQHGWSWGAA; from the exons AtggtcctcgaggcgctgcatCGCTGGTTTCggccgctcctcgtcgccctcttccACCCGCGCCTCTCGTGGTCGCTGCGCTGGCGCCTCCTCTTGCTGCAGCCCATCACGCTCCTCACCTACTCCATCAACACGATCCCGTACCTCTTCTCGCGGCCGTTTGTCGTCGAGCACCTACCCCTCGCGCCGGGCCGCTCGCtgcgcgtcctcgtcttcaaggcgcccggccacggcgtgcGATCGGTCCCCTCCcaacgcgacgacgacgatgatgccgctgtAGCTTCAGAagagcaccagcagcagcagcagaaatcgtcttcgtcgtcttcgtcgccgctgcgcccgcTGCACGTCGAGAtccacggcggcagcttccTCGGCGGTCTGCCCGAGAGCAACGCCGCCTTCgacgcgcgcgtcgccgccgagacgggcgccgtcgtcgtgagCCTCTCGTACCGGTACGCGCCCGAGCACGTCTTCCCCGcggccatcgacgacatcgacgcgGCCATCGCCTGGAtcgccgcgcacgccgcgcgccgctgggGCGCCGACCCGCAGCTCATGACCGCGGGCGGCTTCTCCGCGGGCGGGAacctggccgtggcggcgacgcagcagccCGACCGCCaggcgccctcggcgacgcgcgtgcgcggcatcgtcaccttttacgcggcgctggacctgCGCCTTGCCCCGGACGAGAAGCCGCGCCCGCGGGggatgccgtcggcgtcgtcggatCCGCTGCgcgtgctggtgccgctgtTTGATGCGTacatggcgggcgcgcggcgggcgaagacgacgatggggcaCAGAGGGGGTGATtatgatgacggcgacgcgaggcTGAACCCCGTGCTGGCGCGGAGGGAAACGCTGCCGGAGaggatgctgctggtggtgccggcggtggaCATTTTGTACGCGGAGCAGATGGCGTTTGCGGAGCGGGTGAATGGCGAGGATGAGCGGGAGGGACGGAGGGAACGACGGCGCGTGGAGACAATGGTGGTGGACGGCATGTTTCACGGGTACCTGGAGG TGCCGGATGCCATCGTGGAAAAGGAGTTCAAGGACCAGGCGTTTACAAGGGGCGTCGCGTTTCTGCGGGAGACGTATGCACAGCATGGCTGGAGCTGGGGGGCAGCATGA
- a CDS encoding uncharacterized protein (SECRETED:SignalP(1-17~SECRETED:cutsite=AGA-VN~SECRETED:prob=0.6722)~EggNog:ENOG503PH1V), with protein MKAAIILSFVAAALAGAVNPRDGHCGGDNCARQVTGTRDGLKPIESRKADCTSFMRTTVVPDPVTTTVTVTVDGEAPHKLRRDAALEYRAATEAPTVVPAYATACSNGAKYSSACSCWGITAAVTTAPTPTKTTTVTVTGDYCEDL; from the exons ATGaaggccgccatcatcctctctttcgtcgccgccgccctcgccggcgccgtcaaccCCCGCGACGGACACTGCGGTGGTGACAACTGCGCCCGCCAGGTCACCGGTACCCGCGACGGCCTGAAGCCCATTGAGTCCCGCAAGGCCGACTGCACCAGCTTCATGCGCACCACTGTCGTCCCCGACCCTGT caccaccaccgtcaccgttaccgtcgacggcgaggccccCCACAagctccgccgcgacgccgccctcgagtaccgcgccgccaccgaggccCCTACCGTCGTGCCCGCCTACGCCACCGCCTGCTCCAACGGCGCCAAGTACTCGTCCGCCTGCTCGTGCTGgggcatcaccgccgccgtcaccacggcCCCCACGCccaccaagacgacgactGTCACCGTCACTGGCGACTACTGCGAGGACCTGTAA